A genomic window from Ananas comosus cultivar F153 linkage group 22, ASM154086v1, whole genome shotgun sequence includes:
- the LOC109727379 gene encoding probable rhamnogalacturonate lyase B isoform X1 produces MGALSKLCSCNKALACCIGPPGTMSPIGVRLCVGDLSVVIDNGIFQLTLSKPDGIVTGIQYNGVDNLMEVLNREDNRGYWDLVWNAPGGPGTFDVIKGTDFSIILQEEDQVEVSFTRNWDPSLEGRVVPLNIDKRFIVLRGSSGFYTYAIYEHQEGWPDFSMGETRIAYKLRKDKFHYMAISDNRQRIMPMPDDRLPARSQKLAYPEAVLLTNPINPDLQGEVDDKYQYSCEDKDNKVHGWICFDPPIGFWQITPSDEFRTGGPLKQNLTSHVGPTTLAMFSSAHYAGNDLSPNFRNGEYWKKVFGPVFMYLNSSWDGSDPTMLWEDAKVQMLIEVESWPYSFPVSEDFQKSEQRGSVCGRLLVQDRYIDDEDIYANGAYVGLALPGEAGSWQRECKGYQFWTSTDDSGYFFISNILTGDYNLYAWVPGFIGDYKYETTITISSGDVIDLGDLVYNPPRDGPTLWEIGIPDRSAAEFYVPDPNPKYINRLYVNHPDRFRQYGLWERYAELYPDSDLVFTVGESDYTIDWFFAHVTRRAEDNTYKPTTWQIKFQLDSVSQNRTYLLRIALASAALAELQVRINDSAVNPPHFTTGLIGRDNAIARHGIHGLYWLYSVNVQSDWLIEGDNTIYLTQSRSSSPFQGVMYDYIRMEGPSDFD; encoded by the exons ATGGGAGCTCTCTCCAAGCTTTG TAGCTGCAACAAGGCACTCGCTTGTTGCATAGGACCTCCGGGCACAATGTCGCCCATCGGAGTGAGGCTATGCGTCGGGGACCTATCG gtTGTGATAGATAATGGGATTTTCCAGTTGACGCTGTCGAAGCCCGACGGGATCGTTACAGGGATTCAGTATAATGGCGTCGACAACTTGATGGAGGTTCTTAACAGAGAAGATAACAGAGG GTATTGGGATCTTGTTTGGAATGCACCTGGTGGACCTGGTACATTTGATGT GATTAAAGGTACAGATTTTAGTATAATTCTGCAGGAAGAAGATCAGGTTGAGGTTTCTTTTACTCGAAATTGGGATCCCTCCCTCGAAGGCAGGGTTGTTCCATTGAACATCGACAAAAG GTTTATAGTGCTACGCGGCTCTTCGGGGTTCTACACTTATGCGATCTATGAGCACCAGGAGGGATGGCCCGACTTCAGCATGGGAGAAACCAGGATTGCATACAAGCTGAGGAAAGACAA ATTTCACTACATGGCAATATCGGACAATAGGCAGAGGATCATGCCCATGCCTGATGACCGCTTGCCTGCGCGATCCCAGAAGTTAGCGTACCCCGAGGCTGTTCTTCTCACTAATCCCATCAACCCTGATCTCCAGGGAGAG GTGGATGACAAGTACCAATACTCCTGCGAGGATAAGGACAACAAGGTCCATGGATGGATTTGTTTCGATCCTCCGATTGGATTTTGGCAGATCACACCAAGTGACGAGTTTCGAACCGGAGGGCCTCTCAAGCAGAATTTAACTTCTCATGTTGGACCCACCACTCTTGCT ATGTTTTCGAGTGCTCATTATGCTGGGAATGATCTCTCGCCAAATTTCAGAAACGGAGAATACTGGAAAAAAGTATTTGGGCCTGTTTTTATGTACCTTAATTCCTCTTGGGATGGTTCAGATCCAACTATGCTCTGGGAGGACGCTAAAGTGCAG ATGCTGATTGAAGTAGAAAGCTGGCCATACAGCTTTCCAGTTTCTGAGGACTTCCAGAAGAGTGAGCAAAGAGGTTCAGTCTGCGGAAGACTACTTGTTCAAGATAG GTACATAGATGACGAAGATATATATGCGAATGGTGCTTATGTAGGACTAGCCTTACCAGGAGAAGCTGGATCATGGCAAAGAGAATGCAAG gGTTATCAATTCTGGACTAGTACCGACGACAGTGGGTATTTCTTCATCAGCAATATCCTTACTGGCGACTATAATCTCTATGCGTGGGTTCCGGGTTTTATTGGTGATTACAAATATGAAACAACAATTACTATTTCTTCAG GAGATGTGATTGATCTCGGTGATCTTGTGTATAATCCACCAAGAGATGGCCCTACCTTGTGGGAAATAGGCATTCCCGACCGCTCCGCTGCCGAGTTTTACGTACCAGATCCTAACCCTAAGTACATCAACAGACTTTATGTCAACCACCCTGATAG ATTTCGGCAGTACGGACTTTGGGAGAGATACGCAGAGCTTTATCCTGATAGCGATCTGGTTTTTACAGTAGGCGAAAGTGATTACACGATAGATTGGTTCTTTGCCCATGTTACCAG GAGAGCTGAAGATAACACTTACAAGCCGACCACATGGCAAATTAAGTTTCAACTCGATAGTGTCTCGCAAAATAGAACTTATTTACTTCGAATCGCACTTGCATCTGCCGCTCTCGCAGAACTCCAA GTTCGCATCAATGATTCTGCGGTGAATCCGCCTCACTTCACAACAGGGCTAATAGGGAGGGACAATGCGATTGCGAGGCACGGAATCCATGGACTGTATTGGCTGTATAGCGTTAACGTTCAAAGTGACTGGCTCATCGAAGGCGATAACACAATCTACCTCACTCAATCGAGGAGTTCGAGCCCGTTCCAAGGCGTTATGTATGATTATATTCGAATGGAGGGACCTTCGGATTTTGATTAG
- the LOC109727379 gene encoding probable rhamnogalacturonate lyase B isoform X2, with product MGALSKLCCNKALACCIGPPGTMSPIGVRLCVGDLSVVIDNGIFQLTLSKPDGIVTGIQYNGVDNLMEVLNREDNRGYWDLVWNAPGGPGTFDVIKGTDFSIILQEEDQVEVSFTRNWDPSLEGRVVPLNIDKRFIVLRGSSGFYTYAIYEHQEGWPDFSMGETRIAYKLRKDKFHYMAISDNRQRIMPMPDDRLPARSQKLAYPEAVLLTNPINPDLQGEVDDKYQYSCEDKDNKVHGWICFDPPIGFWQITPSDEFRTGGPLKQNLTSHVGPTTLAMFSSAHYAGNDLSPNFRNGEYWKKVFGPVFMYLNSSWDGSDPTMLWEDAKVQMLIEVESWPYSFPVSEDFQKSEQRGSVCGRLLVQDRYIDDEDIYANGAYVGLALPGEAGSWQRECKGYQFWTSTDDSGYFFISNILTGDYNLYAWVPGFIGDYKYETTITISSGDVIDLGDLVYNPPRDGPTLWEIGIPDRSAAEFYVPDPNPKYINRLYVNHPDRFRQYGLWERYAELYPDSDLVFTVGESDYTIDWFFAHVTRRAEDNTYKPTTWQIKFQLDSVSQNRTYLLRIALASAALAELQVRINDSAVNPPHFTTGLIGRDNAIARHGIHGLYWLYSVNVQSDWLIEGDNTIYLTQSRSSSPFQGVMYDYIRMEGPSDFD from the exons ATGGGAGCTCTCTCCAAGCTTTG CTGCAACAAGGCACTCGCTTGTTGCATAGGACCTCCGGGCACAATGTCGCCCATCGGAGTGAGGCTATGCGTCGGGGACCTATCG gtTGTGATAGATAATGGGATTTTCCAGTTGACGCTGTCGAAGCCCGACGGGATCGTTACAGGGATTCAGTATAATGGCGTCGACAACTTGATGGAGGTTCTTAACAGAGAAGATAACAGAGG GTATTGGGATCTTGTTTGGAATGCACCTGGTGGACCTGGTACATTTGATGT GATTAAAGGTACAGATTTTAGTATAATTCTGCAGGAAGAAGATCAGGTTGAGGTTTCTTTTACTCGAAATTGGGATCCCTCCCTCGAAGGCAGGGTTGTTCCATTGAACATCGACAAAAG GTTTATAGTGCTACGCGGCTCTTCGGGGTTCTACACTTATGCGATCTATGAGCACCAGGAGGGATGGCCCGACTTCAGCATGGGAGAAACCAGGATTGCATACAAGCTGAGGAAAGACAA ATTTCACTACATGGCAATATCGGACAATAGGCAGAGGATCATGCCCATGCCTGATGACCGCTTGCCTGCGCGATCCCAGAAGTTAGCGTACCCCGAGGCTGTTCTTCTCACTAATCCCATCAACCCTGATCTCCAGGGAGAG GTGGATGACAAGTACCAATACTCCTGCGAGGATAAGGACAACAAGGTCCATGGATGGATTTGTTTCGATCCTCCGATTGGATTTTGGCAGATCACACCAAGTGACGAGTTTCGAACCGGAGGGCCTCTCAAGCAGAATTTAACTTCTCATGTTGGACCCACCACTCTTGCT ATGTTTTCGAGTGCTCATTATGCTGGGAATGATCTCTCGCCAAATTTCAGAAACGGAGAATACTGGAAAAAAGTATTTGGGCCTGTTTTTATGTACCTTAATTCCTCTTGGGATGGTTCAGATCCAACTATGCTCTGGGAGGACGCTAAAGTGCAG ATGCTGATTGAAGTAGAAAGCTGGCCATACAGCTTTCCAGTTTCTGAGGACTTCCAGAAGAGTGAGCAAAGAGGTTCAGTCTGCGGAAGACTACTTGTTCAAGATAG GTACATAGATGACGAAGATATATATGCGAATGGTGCTTATGTAGGACTAGCCTTACCAGGAGAAGCTGGATCATGGCAAAGAGAATGCAAG gGTTATCAATTCTGGACTAGTACCGACGACAGTGGGTATTTCTTCATCAGCAATATCCTTACTGGCGACTATAATCTCTATGCGTGGGTTCCGGGTTTTATTGGTGATTACAAATATGAAACAACAATTACTATTTCTTCAG GAGATGTGATTGATCTCGGTGATCTTGTGTATAATCCACCAAGAGATGGCCCTACCTTGTGGGAAATAGGCATTCCCGACCGCTCCGCTGCCGAGTTTTACGTACCAGATCCTAACCCTAAGTACATCAACAGACTTTATGTCAACCACCCTGATAG ATTTCGGCAGTACGGACTTTGGGAGAGATACGCAGAGCTTTATCCTGATAGCGATCTGGTTTTTACAGTAGGCGAAAGTGATTACACGATAGATTGGTTCTTTGCCCATGTTACCAG GAGAGCTGAAGATAACACTTACAAGCCGACCACATGGCAAATTAAGTTTCAACTCGATAGTGTCTCGCAAAATAGAACTTATTTACTTCGAATCGCACTTGCATCTGCCGCTCTCGCAGAACTCCAA GTTCGCATCAATGATTCTGCGGTGAATCCGCCTCACTTCACAACAGGGCTAATAGGGAGGGACAATGCGATTGCGAGGCACGGAATCCATGGACTGTATTGGCTGTATAGCGTTAACGTTCAAAGTGACTGGCTCATCGAAGGCGATAACACAATCTACCTCACTCAATCGAGGAGTTCGAGCCCGTTCCAAGGCGTTATGTATGATTATATTCGAATGGAGGGACCTTCGGATTTTGATTAG
- the LOC109727379 gene encoding probable rhamnogalacturonate lyase B isoform X3 yields the protein MSPIGVRLCVGDLSVVIDNGIFQLTLSKPDGIVTGIQYNGVDNLMEVLNREDNRGYWDLVWNAPGGPGTFDVIKGTDFSIILQEEDQVEVSFTRNWDPSLEGRVVPLNIDKRFIVLRGSSGFYTYAIYEHQEGWPDFSMGETRIAYKLRKDKFHYMAISDNRQRIMPMPDDRLPARSQKLAYPEAVLLTNPINPDLQGEVDDKYQYSCEDKDNKVHGWICFDPPIGFWQITPSDEFRTGGPLKQNLTSHVGPTTLAMFSSAHYAGNDLSPNFRNGEYWKKVFGPVFMYLNSSWDGSDPTMLWEDAKVQMLIEVESWPYSFPVSEDFQKSEQRGSVCGRLLVQDRYIDDEDIYANGAYVGLALPGEAGSWQRECKGYQFWTSTDDSGYFFISNILTGDYNLYAWVPGFIGDYKYETTITISSGDVIDLGDLVYNPPRDGPTLWEIGIPDRSAAEFYVPDPNPKYINRLYVNHPDRFRQYGLWERYAELYPDSDLVFTVGESDYTIDWFFAHVTRRAEDNTYKPTTWQIKFQLDSVSQNRTYLLRIALASAALAELQVRINDSAVNPPHFTTGLIGRDNAIARHGIHGLYWLYSVNVQSDWLIEGDNTIYLTQSRSSSPFQGVMYDYIRMEGPSDFD from the exons ATGTCGCCCATCGGAGTGAGGCTATGCGTCGGGGACCTATCG gtTGTGATAGATAATGGGATTTTCCAGTTGACGCTGTCGAAGCCCGACGGGATCGTTACAGGGATTCAGTATAATGGCGTCGACAACTTGATGGAGGTTCTTAACAGAGAAGATAACAGAGG GTATTGGGATCTTGTTTGGAATGCACCTGGTGGACCTGGTACATTTGATGT GATTAAAGGTACAGATTTTAGTATAATTCTGCAGGAAGAAGATCAGGTTGAGGTTTCTTTTACTCGAAATTGGGATCCCTCCCTCGAAGGCAGGGTTGTTCCATTGAACATCGACAAAAG GTTTATAGTGCTACGCGGCTCTTCGGGGTTCTACACTTATGCGATCTATGAGCACCAGGAGGGATGGCCCGACTTCAGCATGGGAGAAACCAGGATTGCATACAAGCTGAGGAAAGACAA ATTTCACTACATGGCAATATCGGACAATAGGCAGAGGATCATGCCCATGCCTGATGACCGCTTGCCTGCGCGATCCCAGAAGTTAGCGTACCCCGAGGCTGTTCTTCTCACTAATCCCATCAACCCTGATCTCCAGGGAGAG GTGGATGACAAGTACCAATACTCCTGCGAGGATAAGGACAACAAGGTCCATGGATGGATTTGTTTCGATCCTCCGATTGGATTTTGGCAGATCACACCAAGTGACGAGTTTCGAACCGGAGGGCCTCTCAAGCAGAATTTAACTTCTCATGTTGGACCCACCACTCTTGCT ATGTTTTCGAGTGCTCATTATGCTGGGAATGATCTCTCGCCAAATTTCAGAAACGGAGAATACTGGAAAAAAGTATTTGGGCCTGTTTTTATGTACCTTAATTCCTCTTGGGATGGTTCAGATCCAACTATGCTCTGGGAGGACGCTAAAGTGCAG ATGCTGATTGAAGTAGAAAGCTGGCCATACAGCTTTCCAGTTTCTGAGGACTTCCAGAAGAGTGAGCAAAGAGGTTCAGTCTGCGGAAGACTACTTGTTCAAGATAG GTACATAGATGACGAAGATATATATGCGAATGGTGCTTATGTAGGACTAGCCTTACCAGGAGAAGCTGGATCATGGCAAAGAGAATGCAAG gGTTATCAATTCTGGACTAGTACCGACGACAGTGGGTATTTCTTCATCAGCAATATCCTTACTGGCGACTATAATCTCTATGCGTGGGTTCCGGGTTTTATTGGTGATTACAAATATGAAACAACAATTACTATTTCTTCAG GAGATGTGATTGATCTCGGTGATCTTGTGTATAATCCACCAAGAGATGGCCCTACCTTGTGGGAAATAGGCATTCCCGACCGCTCCGCTGCCGAGTTTTACGTACCAGATCCTAACCCTAAGTACATCAACAGACTTTATGTCAACCACCCTGATAG ATTTCGGCAGTACGGACTTTGGGAGAGATACGCAGAGCTTTATCCTGATAGCGATCTGGTTTTTACAGTAGGCGAAAGTGATTACACGATAGATTGGTTCTTTGCCCATGTTACCAG GAGAGCTGAAGATAACACTTACAAGCCGACCACATGGCAAATTAAGTTTCAACTCGATAGTGTCTCGCAAAATAGAACTTATTTACTTCGAATCGCACTTGCATCTGCCGCTCTCGCAGAACTCCAA GTTCGCATCAATGATTCTGCGGTGAATCCGCCTCACTTCACAACAGGGCTAATAGGGAGGGACAATGCGATTGCGAGGCACGGAATCCATGGACTGTATTGGCTGTATAGCGTTAACGTTCAAAGTGACTGGCTCATCGAAGGCGATAACACAATCTACCTCACTCAATCGAGGAGTTCGAGCCCGTTCCAAGGCGTTATGTATGATTATATTCGAATGGAGGGACCTTCGGATTTTGATTAG
- the LOC109727378 gene encoding pentatricopeptide repeat-containing protein At2g17210, whose product MRAPIARTLLRPHEALLLRYREAKRTAPLPSSLLSDLLPTLFKSCALAQSLTLGTQLHADAIKMASSSRASTANSVISFYIKCDMLGSAAALFEHSANRDSVTWNAMIHGFFTGHGDPASGLGLFARARVHGFEPNVSTLVLAIQGCWKLQDLEEGLNVHGFVVKIGFLHDLSVRNSLLSLYAKCGDLGSAQKMFDEMGERDVVSWSALVGAYAQSERAVRALGLFKEMCSEGGVEVDELSMVSVLQGCGRVGEIKYGRSIHGLIVRKSFEADQFVANSLVDMYSKCLDVDSAYAVFDLMGERNLVSWNSMLSGFVHSERCSEALALFDSVKRAVIEGDEVTLVTLLQLCKKLEQGIWCKCIHAVVIRKLFSSNILLLNSLLDAYAKCGLIEVALKLFEEMGERNVITWSTIVAGCAHCGKPYEAIAFFNEMRQQEVEKPNSVTILSLLESCASLAELKLSKCAHGVAIRNDLAGELAVGTAIVDMYAKCGGLDVARKVFAVMPERNVLTWNVMIGALGMNGHAEEALFFLKKMQLEKVEPNEVTMLAVLSACGHGGLVKEGLSCFERMVIDHSLEPGLEHYSCIIDMLARAGEIERAMEITENLPEGVKAGPAAWGALLSACRSYGKCELGRGAASRVLELEPSNSAGYLLARSMLAKGGFVDDSARMRLLMKEKGVKVMSGYSLVHVGGNAHKFVSWDGSHPQSGEIYSMVKLLHCCIKWIEQDGWLIT is encoded by the coding sequence ATGCGCGCTCCCATCGCTCGAACCCTTCTTCGTCCCCACGAAGctctcctcctccgctaccGCGAGGCGAAGCGAACGGCCCCTctcccctcctccctcctctccgaTCTCCTCCCCACGCTCTTCAAGTCATGCGCCCTCGCCCAGTCCCTAACCCTAGGCACCCAGCTCCACGCCGACGCCATCAAAATGGCTTCTTCCTCCCGCGCTTCCACCGCCAACTCCGTCATCAGCTTCTACATCAAGTGCGACATGCTGGGCTCCGCAGCAGCCCTCTTCGAGCACTCGGCGAATCGCGATTCGGTCACCTGGAACGCCATGATCCACGGCTTCTTCACCGGCCACGGCGACCCCGCTTCCGGGCTCGGCTTGTTCGCGCGAGCTAGGGTTCATGGCTTCGAACCCAATGTGTCTACTCTGGTTCTTGCGATCCAGGGTTGTTGGAAGCTTCAGGACCTCGAAGAGGGTCTCAATGTGCATGGATTTGTtgtaaaaattggatttttacaTGATCTTTCGGTTCGGAACTCGCTGCTGAGTTTGTATGCGAAATGTGGCGACTTGGGTTCCGCCCAGAAGATGTTCGACGAAATGGGTGAGAGAGATGTCGTCTCTTGGAGCGCTCTCGTCGGCGCCTACGCGCAGAGCGAGCGAGCGGTTCGCGCCTTAGGGTTGTTTAAGGAAATGTGCAGCGAAGGCGGAGTTGAGGTGGATGAGCTTTCGATGGTTAGTGTTCTTCAAGGTTGCGGCCGTGTAGGAGAGATCAAGTACGGGAGATCGATTCATGGACTTATTGTTAGAAAGAGTTTCGAGGCCGATCAATTTGTGGCGAACTCCCTCGTCGATATGTATTCAAAATGCCTCGACGTTGACTCCGCTTACGCGGTGTTCGATTTAATGGGTGAGAGAAACCTAGTCTCGTGGAACAGTATGCTATCTGGATTCGTTCACAGCGAGAGATGTTCGGAAGCGTTAGCATTGTTTGATTCTGTGAAGAGGGCCGTGATCGAAGGTGACGAGGTGACATTAGTGACCTTGTTGCAGTTGTGTAAGAAGCTCGAGCAGGGAATATGGTGCAAGTGCATTCATGCTGTGGTTATTCGGAAGCTATTCTCGTCTAATATTCTTCTGTTGAATTCGTTACTGGATGCCTATGCAAAGTGTGGCCTTATTGAAGTTGCGTTGAAGCTGTTTGAGGAAATGGGCGAAAGAAATGTGATCACTTGGAGCACTATCGTGGCGGGGTGTGCGCACTGCGGTAAACCTTATGAAGCGATCGCGTTCTTTAACGAAATGCGGCAACAAGAAGTAGAGAAGCCCAATTCAGTAACCATACTAAGCCTTTTGGAATCTTGCGCGAGTTTAGCAGAGCTGAAGCTCTCAAAATGTGCTCATGGCGTGGCGATCCGGAACGACTTGGCTGGCGAATTAGCCGTGGGCACTGCGATTGTAGACATGTACGCAAAGTGTGGAGGCTTGGATGTTGCAAGAAAAGTGTTTGCCGTAATGCCGGAGAGAAACGTACTAACGTGGAACGTGATGATAGGGGCGCTGGGAATGAACGGCCACGCTGAGGAAGCCCTGTTTTTCCTAAAGAAGATGCAGCTAGAAAAAGTGGAGCCCAACGAAGTTACGATGCTTGCGGTGTTATCCGCTTGTGGCCATGGAGGCCTAGTGAAGGAGGGCCTCTCTTGTTTCGAAAGGATGGTGATAGACCACTCTCTCGAGCCAGGGCTAGAGCATTACTCTTGCATTATCGACATGTTGGCTAGAGCAGGAGAGATCGAGCGAGCAATGGAAATAACAGAGAACTTGCCTGAAGGAGTAAAAGCTGGTCCTGCGGCCTGGGGCGCCTTGTTGAGTGCCTGCAGGAGCTATGGCAAATGCGAGCTCGGTCGAGGGGCGGCTTCTCGTGTTCTCGAGCTCGAGCCCTCAAATTCTGCAGGGTATTTGCTTGCGCGGAGCATGCTCGCGAAGGGCGGTTTTGTCGATGATTCTGCAAGGATGAGATTGCTAATGAAGGAGAAGGGGGTAAAGGTCATGAGTGGCTATAGTTTGGTACATGTTGGGGGAAATGCTCATAAATTTGTTTCCTGGGATGGATCTCATCCTCAAAGTGGAGAGATTTATTCCATGGTGAAGCTGCTTCATTGTTGTATAAAATGGATTGAGCAAGATGGTTGGTTAATTACTTAA